In one Mycobacterium heckeshornense genomic region, the following are encoded:
- the ctpC gene encoding manganese-exporting P-type ATPase CtpC: protein MPTSTNTDPSVVSDAAGRMRVDVPWVRCNPRRAVAVEEAVDRQDGVRVVHAYPRTGSVVVWYSPRRCDRSAVLAAIKEAAHTAAELIPARAPHSSEIRNADVLRMVIGGVALALLGVRRYVFARPPLLGPTGRLAATGVTIFTGYPFLRGALRSFRSGRAGTDALVSAATVASLVLRENVVALTVLWLLNIGEYLQDLTLRRTRRAISDLLRGSADTAWIRLSDGNEVQVPIDTVQIGDEVVVHDHVAIPVDGEVVDGEAVVDQSAITGETLPVSVLVGSMVHAGSVVMRGRLVVRARAVGSQTAIGRIITRVEEAQHDRAPIQTVGENFSRRFVPTSFIVSALTLAITGDVRRAMTMLLVACPCAVGLATPTAISAAIGNGARRGILIKGGSHLEEAGRVDAIVFDKTGTLTVGRPVVTNIIAMHDDWEPEQVLAYAASSEIHSRHPLAEAVIRSTEERHITIPPHEECEVLVGLGMRMWADGRTLLLGSPSLLESENVAVSREAAEWVDKLRRQAETPLLLAVDGMLVGLISLRDEIRPEAPDVLNKLRANGIRRIVMLTGDHPEIAAVVARELDIDEWRAEVLPEDKLEVVRQLQDEGHVVGMVGDGINDAPALAAADIGIAMGLAGTDVAVETADVALANDDLQRLLDVRDLGARAVEVIRENYGMSIAVNAAGLMIGAGGALSPVLAAILHNASSVAVVANSSRLIRYRLD from the coding sequence GTCGTGCACGCCTACCCCCGCACCGGGTCCGTCGTCGTCTGGTATTCGCCGAGGCGGTGTGATCGTTCGGCGGTGCTGGCGGCGATCAAGGAAGCCGCGCACACTGCCGCCGAGCTGATCCCGGCCCGTGCGCCGCATTCATCGGAGATCCGCAACGCCGACGTGCTGCGCATGGTGATCGGCGGTGTGGCGCTGGCGTTGCTGGGCGTGCGCCGCTACGTGTTCGCCCGCCCGCCGCTGCTCGGACCGACCGGTCGGCTCGCCGCCACCGGCGTCACGATCTTCACGGGATATCCGTTCCTGCGCGGCGCCCTGCGCTCGTTCCGGTCCGGCCGCGCCGGAACCGATGCTTTGGTGTCCGCCGCGACGGTGGCCAGCCTGGTGCTGCGGGAGAACGTCGTGGCGCTCACCGTGCTATGGCTGTTGAATATCGGTGAGTACCTTCAAGATCTGACACTGCGCCGGACCCGGCGCGCCATCTCGGATCTACTGCGCGGCAGCGCCGACACCGCGTGGATCCGCCTGAGCGACGGCAACGAGGTTCAGGTGCCGATCGATACCGTGCAGATCGGCGACGAGGTGGTGGTCCACGACCACGTGGCGATCCCGGTCGACGGCGAGGTGGTCGACGGGGAGGCGGTCGTCGACCAATCTGCCATCACCGGGGAGACCCTGCCCGTCAGCGTGCTCGTCGGCTCGATGGTGCACGCCGGCTCGGTGGTAATGCGGGGCCGGCTCGTGGTGCGTGCCCGCGCGGTGGGCAGTCAGACGGCGATCGGGCGCATCATCACCCGTGTCGAGGAGGCTCAGCACGACCGGGCCCCGATTCAGACTGTCGGCGAAAACTTTTCGCGCCGCTTCGTGCCGACGTCGTTCATCGTGTCGGCGCTTACCTTGGCGATCACCGGCGACGTCCGGCGTGCGATGACCATGCTGCTGGTGGCCTGCCCATGCGCGGTGGGGCTGGCCACCCCGACCGCGATCAGCGCGGCCATCGGCAACGGTGCCCGCCGGGGCATCCTGATCAAAGGCGGCTCTCACCTCGAAGAGGCGGGACGGGTAGACGCCATCGTCTTCGACAAGACCGGCACCCTTACCGTTGGTCGACCGGTGGTGACGAATATCATTGCTATGCACGATGATTGGGAGCCTGAACAGGTCCTGGCCTATGCGGCCAGCTCAGAGATCCACTCCCGTCATCCGCTGGCGGAGGCGGTGATCCGCTCGACCGAAGAACGGCACATCACGATCCCGCCGCACGAGGAATGCGAGGTCCTGGTCGGGCTCGGCATGCGGATGTGGGCCGACGGACGTACGCTGCTGCTGGGCAGTCCGTCCCTGCTGGAGTCCGAAAACGTCGCCGTATCAAGGGAAGCGGCGGAGTGGGTAGACAAGCTGCGGCGCCAGGCCGAGACCCCACTGCTGCTCGCGGTGGATGGCATGTTGGTCGGACTGATCAGCCTGCGCGACGAAATCCGCCCAGAAGCGCCTGACGTGCTCAATAAGCTGCGCGCCAATGGAATTCGCCGCATTGTTATGCTTACCGGCGACCACCCAGAGATCGCCGCGGTCGTCGCCCGCGAGCTGGACATCGACGAGTGGCGCGCCGAAGTGCTGCCGGAGGACAAGCTCGAAGTGGTGCGCCAGCTGCAAGACGAGGGCCACGTGGTGGGCATGGTTGGCGACGGCATCAACGACGCACCGGCACTGGCGGCTGCCGACATCGGAATCGCTATGGGGCTGGCCGGAACCGATGTCGCGGTGGAGACCGCCGATGTCGCGCTGGCCAACGATGACCTGCAGCGCCTGCTCGACGTGCGGGATTTGGGGGCCCGGGCGGTCGAAGTCATCCGGGAGAACTACGGCATGTCGATCGCGGTCAACGCCGCCGGGTTGATGATCGGTGCCGGCGGCGCGTTGTCGCCAGTGCTTGCCGCGATTTTGCACAATGCGTCTTCGGTCGCGGTGGTCGCCAACAGTTCCCGACTGATCCGCTACCGCCTCGACTAA
- a CDS encoding ABC transporter substrate-binding protein has product MPRLAWVAVVMAACLALIAGACATPPDTGTRLNPACISDFKPDTDYFPDKSTVTDATNFTISYHLSYQVLTVKQPYPNAAPESYVLVRCGAPRPLLAGELTHARQITVPVTTMYSASTTHLGMIAELDQTDVVSGVATAANVVSPRLRQRIATGHIAEFAPGGQVDIETVIAAHPDVLVTQGTDDPSYAKLRDAGVGVIADAEWLEPTPLGRAEWVKVFAALTGTEKKAGELYRTLRDEYRKVAAKTTGVRPVDVLPGEMYHGVWSMPAGGDYAGRLIADAGGSYPWADDKRAGSLQLNFESVFAKAGQAPLWLVISNWTTLNDALAQDNRYTELTAMRTGQVWSATKSLGPGGGNDYWERGVARPDLVLGDLVAILHPDLAPGHQFQFYRQVMRA; this is encoded by the coding sequence ATGCCACGTCTTGCATGGGTGGCCGTCGTCATGGCCGCCTGTCTGGCGCTTATTGCGGGCGCCTGCGCGACCCCGCCGGATACCGGCACGCGCTTGAATCCTGCGTGCATTAGCGACTTCAAGCCGGACACCGACTACTTCCCGGACAAGTCGACGGTCACCGATGCCACGAATTTCACGATCAGCTACCACCTCAGCTACCAGGTCCTGACCGTCAAGCAGCCCTATCCGAATGCCGCCCCTGAGTCGTATGTGCTGGTGCGCTGCGGCGCGCCGCGCCCGCTGCTGGCCGGTGAGCTAACGCACGCCCGGCAGATAACGGTGCCGGTCACGACCATGTATTCGGCTTCGACAACCCACCTCGGCATGATCGCAGAACTCGACCAAACCGATGTGGTCAGCGGCGTGGCGACTGCCGCGAACGTCGTCAGTCCGCGACTGCGCCAACGAATTGCTACCGGCCATATCGCCGAGTTCGCGCCCGGTGGGCAGGTCGATATCGAGACGGTGATTGCCGCCCATCCCGATGTGTTGGTGACCCAGGGCACCGACGACCCGAGCTACGCCAAGCTGCGCGACGCCGGCGTCGGCGTGATCGCCGATGCCGAATGGCTGGAACCCACTCCGCTGGGCCGGGCCGAGTGGGTCAAGGTGTTCGCCGCGCTGACCGGCACCGAGAAGAAGGCGGGCGAGCTCTACCGCACGCTGCGCGACGAGTACCGCAAGGTCGCCGCGAAGACCACGGGCGTCCGGCCCGTCGACGTGCTGCCCGGCGAGATGTATCACGGTGTCTGGTCGATGCCCGCCGGCGGCGACTATGCCGGCCGGCTGATTGCCGACGCGGGCGGCAGCTACCCGTGGGCGGACGACAAGCGCGCGGGAAGCCTGCAGCTGAACTTCGAATCGGTCTTCGCCAAGGCCGGGCAGGCACCGCTGTGGCTGGTCATCAGCAATTGGACGACCCTCAATGACGCTCTGGCACAAGACAACCGGTACACCGAGTTGACGGCAATGCGTACTGGTCAGGTGTGGTCGGCTACGAAATCGCTTGGCCCGGGCGGCGGCAACGACTACTGGGAGCGCGGTGTGGCGCGCCCGGATCTCGTGCTGGGCGACCTCGTGGCGATCCTGCATCCCGACCTCGCCCCCGGCCACCAGTTCCAGTTTTACCGCCAGGTGATGCGGGCATGA
- a CDS encoding FecCD family ABC transporter permease, which produces MSRALVVWTTLAGAVAALALLGLVLGPARVPLPETVRVLVGAQAADPRWQVIVTSIRLPRVLTAIAAGAGLAIAGLQMQTLFRNTLADPYVLGVSSGASLGVSVTVIGSGSGFTVGLAGAGRAGVVLAAAAGAALVLATVLVLARWVRSPATLLLVGVMVGSASTAVVSVLLVCADPQRVQQYLLWGLGSFASTTWADLRLLLPVVASGLVAAALIVRPLNALLLGEAYARTMGVDVRRIRLTTVASASLLAGATTAFCGPIAFLGLVVPHLARLAVGSSDHRLVLPTAVLLGAAVALGCGLVNQLPGNGAVLPVNAVTALIGAPIVVLVLLRSHRGVVMPQ; this is translated from the coding sequence ATGAGCCGCGCGTTGGTGGTGTGGACGACATTGGCCGGGGCCGTCGCTGCGCTGGCTCTGCTGGGGCTGGTCCTCGGCCCGGCGCGGGTGCCGCTGCCCGAGACCGTCCGGGTGCTCGTCGGTGCTCAGGCAGCCGACCCGCGCTGGCAGGTGATCGTGACAAGCATACGGCTGCCGCGGGTCCTCACCGCGATCGCTGCGGGCGCCGGGCTCGCGATCGCGGGGCTGCAGATGCAGACACTGTTTCGCAACACCCTCGCCGACCCGTACGTGCTCGGTGTCAGTTCCGGTGCGAGCCTTGGGGTTTCCGTCACGGTAATCGGTAGCGGATCCGGCTTCACGGTGGGGCTGGCCGGAGCCGGTCGCGCCGGCGTGGTTCTCGCCGCCGCAGCCGGCGCCGCACTGGTGCTGGCCACGGTCCTGGTGCTTGCGCGGTGGGTGCGCTCGCCGGCGACCCTGTTGCTGGTCGGCGTCATGGTGGGCTCGGCGAGCACCGCGGTCGTCAGCGTGTTGCTGGTCTGCGCAGATCCGCAGCGGGTGCAGCAGTACCTGCTGTGGGGGCTGGGCAGCTTCGCCAGCACAACGTGGGCGGATCTGCGGCTGCTGCTGCCCGTCGTCGCGTCGGGATTGGTGGCGGCAGCGCTAATAGTGCGCCCCTTGAACGCCCTGCTGCTCGGCGAGGCCTACGCGCGCACCATGGGCGTCGACGTGCGGCGGATCCGGCTCACCACTGTCGCGTCGGCGTCGCTGCTGGCTGGGGCCACGACGGCGTTCTGCGGCCCGATCGCGTTTCTTGGTTTGGTAGTGCCACATCTGGCTCGGCTGGCCGTAGGCAGCTCCGATCACCGGCTCGTCTTGCCGACGGCGGTCTTGCTGGGCGCCGCCGTCGCGCTGGGATGCGGGCTCGTCAATCAGCTTCCCGGCAATGGTGCGGTACTTCCGGTCAATGCGGTCACCGCGCTGATCGGTGCCCCGATTGTCGTCCTCGTGCTGCTGCGCAGTCACCGCGGGGTGGTGATGCCGCAGTGA
- a CDS encoding ATP-binding cassette domain-containing protein, with protein MIELHDLAIGYRGRRRTSVVAAGLHGSAFRGELTVLLGPNGCGKSTLIRTLCRLQPALSGHVRLDGKDLAALAPGELCRRVAVVLTDRFDPGLLSARELVGLGRIPHLGPTARPTRGDHAVVGWALQAVGAAHLADRPAADLSDGERQRVLIARALAQQPSALLLDEPTAFLDVGSRAGLVAVLRSLARRRRLAIVMSTHDLELALRAADRVWLLGPDGTLADAIPEDLLLSGRVGSVFGSDTVHFDSANGTFMVRNSGGRCARVDAPERLHAAFERVLAREGWRIGEPAEIVVTAAEPDRITVRTAGCATPVPLDSLPAQLRALPSSAHRCAPQPLTLAVLAQLASVSTYFVIGTGPCDQRWRPVSQLYTDTEALGAVVGRVQARIDTSERRVAVSTFFFDFAARLWSVGLGALVRHRLLLDLATEQLLFRETDGRIELHIEHPIAWQGDDLAPMLADIVLETHLIPLTVALRRLGPISPRLLRGNAASALLGAARVLGGDATQLAQRLCADQRLSGTIRFGDTGYRRTSCCLYYRTPGGGLCGDCVFTTKPDERRKVTP; from the coding sequence GTGATCGAACTGCATGACCTCGCCATCGGCTACCGCGGCCGGCGCCGTACCAGCGTGGTCGCGGCCGGCCTGCACGGCAGCGCCTTTCGGGGCGAGCTCACCGTGCTGCTGGGTCCCAACGGCTGCGGCAAGTCCACCCTGATCCGCACGCTGTGCCGACTGCAGCCCGCCCTTAGCGGCCACGTACGGCTCGACGGCAAGGATCTGGCCGCGCTGGCGCCCGGTGAGCTCTGCCGCCGAGTCGCGGTGGTGCTAACCGACCGCTTCGACCCGGGCCTGTTGTCGGCGAGGGAACTCGTTGGCCTCGGCCGCATCCCGCATCTGGGCCCGACAGCCAGGCCGACACGCGGCGACCACGCCGTCGTCGGCTGGGCGTTGCAAGCGGTAGGCGCCGCGCACTTGGCCGACCGGCCGGCGGCCGACCTCTCCGACGGCGAACGGCAACGAGTTCTGATCGCCCGCGCGCTGGCCCAGCAGCCGTCGGCGCTGCTGCTCGACGAGCCGACCGCCTTTCTGGACGTCGGGTCCCGCGCCGGGTTGGTGGCGGTGCTGCGCAGCCTGGCCCGACGTCGGCGACTGGCGATCGTGATGTCCACGCACGACTTGGAACTGGCGCTGCGGGCCGCCGATCGGGTGTGGCTGCTGGGCCCAGACGGCACGCTCGCCGACGCGATCCCCGAAGATCTCCTGCTCTCCGGGCGCGTCGGCTCAGTATTCGGCAGCGACACAGTGCATTTCGACTCAGCAAACGGAACGTTCATGGTACGGAACAGCGGCGGGCGGTGCGCCCGCGTTGACGCGCCCGAACGGCTGCATGCTGCCTTTGAACGCGTGCTCGCCAGGGAAGGCTGGCGTATCGGCGAACCCGCCGAAATTGTCGTCACCGCAGCGGAACCGGACCGGATCACTGTGCGTACCGCAGGCTGCGCCACTCCCGTCCCGCTGGACAGCCTGCCTGCGCAGCTTCGCGCGCTTCCGTCCAGCGCGCATCGCTGCGCACCGCAGCCCCTCACCCTAGCGGTGCTCGCCCAATTAGCTTCCGTCAGCACATATTTCGTCATCGGCACCGGACCGTGCGACCAACGCTGGCGGCCTGTATCCCAGCTGTATACCGACACCGAGGCACTCGGCGCCGTCGTCGGTCGGGTTCAGGCGCGCATCGACACCTCGGAGCGCCGCGTGGCAGTGTCGACGTTCTTCTTCGACTTCGCCGCGCGGCTGTGGTCAGTCGGGCTGGGCGCGCTGGTGCGCCACCGACTGCTGCTCGATCTGGCTACCGAGCAGCTGTTGTTCCGGGAGACCGACGGCAGGATTGAGCTGCATATCGAACATCCCATCGCCTGGCAGGGTGACGACTTAGCGCCGATGCTGGCCGACATCGTGTTGGAGACGCACCTCATTCCGCTCACCGTCGCGCTGCGCCGCCTCGGACCGATCTCGCCGCGGCTGCTCCGCGGCAACGCCGCGTCAGCGCTGCTCGGCGCCGCCCGGGTCCTGGGCGGTGACGCCACACAGCTGGCTCAAAGATTGTGTGCCGATCAAAGGCTCAGCGGCACAATCCGCTTCGGCGATACCGGCTACCGCCGAACCAGCTGCTGCCTGTATTACCGCACACCTGGCGGCGGGTTGTGCGGCGACTGCGTGTTCACGACCAAGCCTGACGAACGCAGAAAGGTGACACCATGA
- a CDS encoding PPE family protein, which yields MSSPIWLASPPEVHSALLSSGPGPGPLLESAAAWTSLSTAYSQAADELTALLDTVRAGVWEGATAAAYVAAHAPYLAWLEQASADSAAAAAQHETVAAAYSTALAEMPTLAELAANHAAHALLVATNFFGINTIPIALNEADYARMWIQAATVMSTYEAVSAAAVSSVPQTSPAPEIVKSDAVTTLAGDSSPEPSQNVFQWLDGLVQQFLPPELRDLIGSPLYVFENPDHFMSWFNYNLVPQPGVTFADAVNEFLAGPGYYIEFYPTIVQAANGNLGVLVFASLVYFSEIGFEMFSETLRVSVYLVATTPFVPLATAAALPLAAAPAGAAGGVAGLAGLAGLTQPVVVPVTPPPGFTPAIIAASVPAPASAGGPAPAPEAAPASSAAHTPLSAPTPPPPPATPAGPELFSYLVGNLSMGSQRGAGADAKKKASKPDTAAAPAAAAATRQEGPAGPRRRPKVRHVGRGYEYMDLEAQLDTATVMAWEQGAGTLGFAGTVRNETATAAGLTRLAGDAVAGGPRLPLMPNTWGQATDG from the coding sequence ATGAGCTCACCGATCTGGCTGGCCTCGCCGCCGGAGGTGCATTCGGCGCTGCTGAGCAGCGGCCCGGGCCCGGGCCCGTTGCTGGAGTCCGCGGCTGCATGGACCTCCCTGAGCACCGCCTACAGCCAGGCGGCTGACGAGCTGACCGCGCTGCTGGACACCGTGCGCGCGGGAGTCTGGGAGGGTGCTACCGCAGCGGCGTATGTGGCCGCCCATGCGCCCTATCTGGCGTGGCTGGAGCAGGCCAGCGCTGACAGCGCCGCCGCGGCCGCGCAACACGAAACGGTGGCGGCCGCCTACAGCACCGCGCTAGCCGAGATGCCGACCCTGGCCGAACTCGCCGCCAATCACGCCGCCCACGCGCTATTGGTGGCGACGAACTTCTTTGGGATCAACACGATTCCCATCGCACTGAACGAAGCCGACTATGCGCGCATGTGGATTCAGGCCGCCACCGTGATGAGCACCTATGAGGCGGTCTCAGCCGCAGCGGTTTCGTCCGTGCCTCAGACCTCGCCGGCCCCCGAGATTGTCAAGTCCGACGCCGTGACAACCCTCGCTGGCGACAGCTCGCCCGAACCATCGCAAAACGTCTTCCAATGGTTGGACGGGCTGGTGCAACAGTTTCTGCCCCCGGAACTGCGCGACCTGATCGGCAGCCCGTTGTACGTCTTCGAAAACCCTGACCACTTCATGAGTTGGTTTAACTACAATCTGGTTCCCCAGCCGGGCGTGACGTTCGCGGACGCGGTCAATGAATTCCTGGCGGGACCCGGGTATTACATCGAGTTTTATCCGACGATTGTGCAGGCGGCCAACGGCAATCTCGGAGTGCTGGTTTTCGCCTCGCTTGTCTACTTCTCGGAAATCGGCTTCGAGATGTTCAGCGAAACGCTTCGGGTTAGCGTCTATCTGGTCGCAACCACTCCGTTCGTACCGCTGGCGACGGCGGCTGCGCTACCCCTCGCTGCGGCCCCCGCGGGCGCCGCCGGTGGCGTCGCGGGCCTGGCGGGGCTGGCCGGCCTGACCCAGCCGGTCGTGGTGCCGGTGACGCCGCCCCCGGGATTCACCCCGGCCATCATCGCCGCTAGTGTCCCGGCTCCTGCATCGGCCGGCGGCCCGGCACCGGCACCCGAGGCGGCTCCGGCGTCGAGCGCTGCGCACACCCCGCTTTCCGCGCCGACACCACCCCCGCCACCGGCGACGCCGGCAGGGCCGGAACTGTTCTCCTACCTGGTGGGCAACCTAAGCATGGGCTCTCAGAGGGGTGCCGGCGCCGACGCCAAGAAAAAGGCATCCAAGCCCGATACCGCCGCAGCCCCGGCCGCCGCCGCGGCAACCAGGCAAGAGGGCCCGGCAGGTCCGCGCCGGCGACCGAAGGTTCGACACGTCGGTCGCGGCTACGAATACATGGACCTCGAAGCACAGCTCGATACCGCAACGGTGATGGCCTGGGAGCAGGGTGCTGGGACGCTTGGCTTCGCCGGAACCGTCCGCAACGAGACCGCCACGGCGGCGGGGCTGACCAGGCTGGCCGGCGATGCGGTGGCCGGTGGTCCGCGCTTGCCATTGATGCCCAATACCTGGGGTCAAGCAACCGACGGCTGA
- a CDS encoding cation transporter → MTTPRPAELAAPTPLARNAAWHRAAAWARRLAWVSLMAMLAEGAVGLWQGLTVKSIALTGWALGSAPEALASAMVIWRFSGRRTLSESAERRAQRGVAVSFWLTAPYIAAESVQELLERHHAEPSAIGIALTAVAVVLMPILGQIKQHLGAMLGSAATSGEGIQNHLCGAQAAAVLVGLVVTAGWSGGWWLDPTIGLVIAAAAVWQGVRAWRGDDCGC, encoded by the coding sequence GTGACCACGCCTCGTCCCGCAGAGCTCGCCGCCCCGACGCCGCTCGCCCGGAATGCGGCCTGGCACCGGGCCGCGGCGTGGGCGCGCAGGCTGGCCTGGGTCAGCCTGATGGCCATGCTCGCGGAGGGTGCGGTCGGGCTATGGCAAGGCCTGACGGTCAAGTCGATCGCGTTGACCGGATGGGCGCTAGGAAGTGCGCCCGAAGCCTTGGCGAGCGCGATGGTGATCTGGCGATTCAGCGGTCGGCGCACCTTGTCCGAATCCGCTGAGCGGCGCGCTCAGCGGGGGGTGGCGGTGTCGTTTTGGCTGACCGCCCCTTACATCGCCGCCGAATCCGTCCAGGAGCTGCTTGAGCGGCATCACGCCGAGCCGTCGGCAATCGGTATCGCACTGACGGCCGTTGCGGTGGTGTTGATGCCGATCCTGGGCCAGATCAAACAGCATCTCGGCGCGATGCTCGGTTCTGCGGCCACCTCCGGCGAAGGCATCCAGAACCACTTGTGCGGCGCGCAGGCGGCCGCGGTGTTGGTGGGCCTTGTGGTCACCGCCGGCTGGTCCGGCGGCTGGTGGCTGGATCCCACGATCGGACTGGTGATTGCAGCGGCCGCGGTGTGGCAGGGTGTCCGCGCTTGGCGCGGCGACGACTGCGGGTGCTGA
- a CDS encoding class I SAM-dependent methyltransferase produces MARTDNDTWDLATSVGATATMVAAGRARATRAGLIDDPFAEPLVRAVGIDFFTRWAAGKLHSADVDIPGHPWGMQPMTDLMAARTRFIDTFCADAVAAGIRQVVILASGLDARGYRLAWPAGTTVFEIDQPQVLDFKATTLAALGAEPTVELRAVPIDLRHDWPAALRQAGFETGTPTAWVAEGLLAFLPAEAQDRLLDNITTLSADGSRLVAEIFLNSPESLDVMHTAAQKWYEHGLDAHIDDLWYPGDRRDVAEYLDQRGWRTVRTRSSQLLADNGLPVPPRINSETENYYCTALRSSN; encoded by the coding sequence ATGGCGCGTACCGACAACGATACCTGGGATCTGGCAACTAGCGTGGGGGCCACCGCGACCATGGTGGCCGCGGGCCGAGCCCGCGCCACCAGAGCCGGGCTCATCGATGATCCATTCGCCGAACCGCTGGTGCGGGCCGTCGGCATCGACTTTTTCACTCGCTGGGCCGCCGGCAAATTGCATTCTGCCGACGTCGATATCCCGGGCCACCCGTGGGGCATGCAGCCGATGACCGACCTGATGGCGGCACGAACCCGGTTTATCGACACCTTCTGCGCCGACGCGGTGGCAGCCGGCATCCGTCAGGTCGTCATCCTGGCCTCCGGCTTGGACGCCCGCGGCTACCGACTGGCCTGGCCCGCGGGAACGACAGTTTTTGAGATCGATCAACCACAAGTGCTCGATTTCAAGGCGACCACTCTCGCCGCGCTGGGCGCCGAGCCGACGGTCGAGCTTCGGGCCGTGCCGATCGATCTACGACACGACTGGCCGGCGGCGCTGCGGCAAGCAGGGTTCGAAACCGGGACGCCGACCGCGTGGGTCGCTGAGGGGCTGCTGGCATTCCTCCCGGCGGAAGCGCAGGATCGCTTGCTGGACAACATCACCACGCTCAGCGCGGACGGCAGCAGACTGGTGGCAGAGATCTTCCTGAACTCGCCGGAATCGCTGGATGTCATGCACACCGCCGCCCAGAAATGGTACGAGCACGGCCTGGATGCCCACATCGACGACCTGTGGTATCCCGGCGATCGCCGTGATGTCGCGGAATACCTCGACCAGCGCGGCTGGCGGACCGTCCGCACGAGGTCGAGTCAATTATTGGCCGACAACGGATTACCGGTCCCGCCGCGCATCAACAGCGAAACCGAAAACTACTATTGCACCGCGCTCCGGAGCAGCAACTAA
- a CDS encoding CoA transferase, with translation MPDGEGPKPLDGFRVLDFTQNVAGPLAGQVLADLGAEVIKVEAPGGDAARQITAVLPGRPPLPTYFLPNNRGKKSVAVDLTSDEAKRQILRLADSVDVVLEAFRPGVMERMGLGPNELRSRNPKLIYARLSAYGGNGPHGDRPGIDLMIQAEAGMTSGMRTPEGKPQLIPFQLVDNASGHVLAQAVLAALLNRERHGVADVVSVAMYDVAVGLQANQLTMHLNRRSDPIPNVEPKTKRRKTVGFASQPSDAFRAADGYVVISAYTPKHWKLLCETIGRPDLLHDQRFLDQRSRSINFAELTDELESTLTTKTAAEWVELLQCRGLMACLVHTWKQVVDTPLFAENQLALQVGTGDDAITVVRTPARYSSFTAIATDPPPAPGQHNEEYLSGLETA, from the coding sequence ATGCCCGACGGCGAGGGTCCCAAGCCCCTGGACGGGTTTCGGGTACTCGATTTCACCCAGAATGTGGCCGGCCCGCTGGCCGGACAGGTGCTGGCCGATCTTGGCGCTGAAGTCATCAAGGTGGAAGCGCCCGGCGGGGACGCCGCCCGCCAGATCACCGCGGTTCTTCCCGGCCGGCCACCGCTGCCCACCTATTTCCTGCCCAACAACCGCGGCAAGAAATCGGTGGCCGTCGACCTGACTTCCGATGAAGCCAAACGGCAGATACTTCGGCTCGCCGACAGCGTCGATGTCGTGCTTGAGGCCTTTCGCCCTGGTGTCATGGAAAGAATGGGGCTGGGTCCCAACGAATTGCGTTCGCGCAATCCGAAACTCATCTATGCGCGATTATCGGCGTACGGCGGCAACGGTCCCCATGGCGACCGGCCGGGCATCGACCTGATGATTCAGGCGGAAGCCGGCATGACCTCGGGGATGCGCACACCGGAAGGCAAGCCTCAGCTCATCCCGTTCCAACTCGTCGACAACGCCAGCGGTCATGTGCTGGCCCAGGCGGTGCTCGCCGCTCTGCTCAATCGAGAGCGACACGGCGTCGCCGACGTCGTCAGTGTCGCAATGTACGACGTGGCAGTCGGATTGCAAGCAAACCAGCTCACCATGCACCTAAACCGGCGCAGCGACCCAATACCCAATGTGGAACCAAAAACGAAGCGCCGCAAAACCGTTGGTTTTGCCAGCCAGCCATCGGATGCGTTCCGTGCCGCAGACGGGTACGTCGTCATCAGTGCCTACACCCCCAAGCATTGGAAACTGCTGTGCGAAACCATCGGCCGACCCGATCTGCTGCACGACCAAAGGTTCCTCGACCAACGCTCTCGGTCGATCAACTTCGCCGAATTGACCGACGAATTGGAATCCACTTTGACCACCAAGACAGCGGCTGAGTGGGTAGAACTATTGCAGTGCAGGGGATTAATGGCGTGTCTTGTGCACACGTGGAAGCAGGTCGTGGACACCCCGCTCTTTGCGGAGAATCAACTGGCACTGCAGGTCGGAACCGGCGACGACGCGATCACGGTGGTCCGCACCCCGGCGCGCTACTCCAGCTTCACCGCGATTGCCACCGACCCGCCGCCGGCTCCCGGCCAGCACAACGAGGAGTACTTGTCGGGCCTGGAAACAGCCTAG